Proteins co-encoded in one Sebastes umbrosus isolate fSebUmb1 chromosome 20, fSebUmb1.pri, whole genome shotgun sequence genomic window:
- the si:ch73-103b11.2 gene encoding LOW QUALITY PROTEIN: early endosome antigen 1 (The sequence of the model RefSeq protein was modified relative to this genomic sequence to represent the inferred CDS: deleted 1 base in 1 codon), with product MSFKDNPCRKFQANIFNKSKCQNCFKPRESHLLNDEDLNQAKPIYGGWLLLAPEGTNFDNPLHRSRKWQRRFFILYEHGLLRYALDEMPSTLPQGTINMNQCSDVIDGESRTGQKNSLCILTPEKENFIRAECKEIINGWQEALTVYPRTNKQNQKKKRKVDPPTHQEPGPAKVTVTSSGSGGSIPCLPSSIASAERVPMSRATLWQEENRWSRATIPCSRSASCLSQLSQSQPDASITTQDDGGTMSTGRKVRVESGYFSLEKTKSEPFPQSQPPQPPQHLPLSSSASSSSLGALSPRYNSESESQTSPYQPSQDPLPSPGALVSPSYSTISSSQSSLDSEPSGTTPSWEARSGGGGGGGGGSGGGSTGSFGGGGGRVGRPGREYTSLSDVPRARRLNYREAFRSEKKRQELRARTRSPGREEVARMFGEERRRSQIIGRYEEGQPVERMDTSSSTEPSANTTLIQRQGRSERRYLANKHEMSLDAGKDRSVPDVSSSTFANLRRAKSLDRRVTESSMTPDLLNFKKGWMTKLYEDGMWKKHWFVLTDQSLRYYKDSIAEEASEVDGEIDLSTCYDVKEFPVQRNYGFQIMCKDGACTLSAMTSGIRRNWIQAIMKNVRPTIAPDVTRKNISLKLSVLKPRSLPEEKAHVMLEPCPQAAPEPSPGPEAPKSVVHIQSAGNNASEPRKSRVRERRREGRSKTFDWSEFKMERTEKPANERADTVDLSSSFSTTSSYCSPSSSPSSLASSPISTSSIQTSSVSGAHPPSVTAEKESVRRGVPPHSTTSATHMPNTVTVTMTSTLHTTPPAQPSIPECQEQGRMEVDHPTVTHPASEHKKDNKTSEVREEIEHRWHQVETTPLREEKQVPINTASRNSDRLPAHELAALLDKELGQKQQELDRLQKQNNALKEQLENALGREQSAREGYVLQNATPPSSSPHRVPLQRLHELNEDLQGELETQKRKQDLAQQQIRTLKRSYTEAQDAVDHHESGIQALQAKLASAMAEILASEQAVARMRNELKLEQERSKEQEEEYGRGEATLRAQLKDSEDRLRDIEASLLERNQALRHLERQQALQRDHAREIQRLQERLQEVTARLDATEEGQALKEERLRMEQHSMQESHERERQNLCRRLAEAETAQKEMENRVLEAEQQVEALLRGRQASGGKEREEMLKLQEELAHKTDMVESLRESVRRLEEEKGHVTCRCQELLNQIAEADREVNKLRNRLETEEADYYTLEHSYERATQEFQKMSQFLREKEEEIRQTKEMYERLVERKEEDLKEALVKMAALGNSLEETEQKLQAKEELLCQMSQSILNKVEPCSAEKDLQAKLVVAEDRIAELEQHLNALQLGYADLRMERQQIPEQSKKARLKTSASLAANTEHLLSFNNTSTTENSPDDKESQAKRPRIRFSNIQCQKYMNLEGLDTSHESTTFADMTQKVNQDVVEDIQLSEGNISDNPFSYSSDPEKFISIIHALETKLLATEGKLRNLTLNLEEQRSVQAEDMSKIDLKMTETKPNPEKCGSGIQSSAANKHYAKALVCVENSREKVRTILSGCHETPDTQLHSLSEIESDLFNASLYIQQGQKTLEEHSPVVHQNQTPDTLDKEALHLFAKTLSFEAVVLNKMALLIQTSKSDLLQSLAEIWEDMENVKRGDKDCMAVVYADVLTRKLMLESSFWKELEKAETDVAKSKEGSVSADVDVDATVIFNTVIKAELTYSIQNLKLCYEDKFKTLKRELTEAHDNLHQRELALKAIIEASKRPDLKNVIKEVKNNFGFSKQKLADVHPSELAPYMEQIEMEEARGLAEQIVDKHLAGEMPSCGVDSIESLQNAHDNLANELQRQAAVLHKYAQEIESGGNNPGLAQMIHALLGHQTSHNFTSTSLCMREALIQAQVAYVACRLRAMHEQDLGWCKQTGQNMHALVQQHAHNVGAIQEKYEASLQDERLNFTQTVSTLQKENHTLKSEISKRVNQLSQQQEQLALLEEHFKKETEEMKQRHKQELSRAEKGRASTELALMDTTADSQRKLEVLLVDMDTMEERHEGHVRKLEEQFEQQICELEQIHKQEIEKLHSQYMENIQSIQKLQQDKRGPEVSYSPPCDEAATPMEEEEQGKGEEAQAMSELDSMVVLKDRIQELEAQMSTMRDELENKHLEGDVASLREKYQRDFESLKATCERGFAAMEDTHQKVVHDIQRQHQREISKLMEERERLLAEETAATIAAIEAMKNAHKEDLEKTHRSQLSGLNSDIDELRLQYEEELQSIHRELEVLSEQYSQKCLENAHLAQALEAERQALRQCQRENQELNAHNQELNNRLTTEITRMRSCWSGETALSPLTQGKDVYELEVLLRIKESEIQYLKQEIHSLKDELQSALRDKKYATDKYKVIYTELSIVKAKADCDIGKLKEKLLIATEALGERTVDGSVTSGYDIMKSKSNPDFLKKERSSTSKLSRGLRSKSLKEGLTVQERMKLFEAKDSKKI from the exons GTGGCAGGAGGCTCTGACTGTATACCCCAGGACCAACAAGCAGAACCAGAAG AAAAAACGCAAGGTTGATCCACCCACTCACCAG GAGCCAGGCCCTGCCAAGGTGACGGTGACCAGCAGCGGCAGCGGAGGAAGCATCCCCTGCCTGCCCAGCAGCATCGCCAGTGCCGAGCGTGTCCCGATGAGCCGCGCCACTCTGTGGCAGGAGGAGAACCGCTGGAGCAGGGCCACCATCCCCTGCAGCCGCAGTGCCTCCTGTCTCAGCCAGCTGAGCCAGAGCCAACCAGACGCCAGTATCACTACTCAAGATG ATGGCGGCACCATGAGCACTGGACGCAAGGTACGAGTGGAGAGTGGCTACTTTTCCCTGGAGAAGACCAAGTCGGAGCCTTTTCCACAGTCTCAGCCACCCCAGCCCCCCCAGCATCTGCCCCTGTCCTCTTCAGCATCTTCGTCCTCTTTAGGAGCTCTCAGTCCCAGGTACAACTCTGAGTCCGAATCCCAAACTTCCCCTTATCAACCCTCCCAAGATCCCCTCCCTTCTCCAGGTGCGCTTGTTTCCCCCAGCTACTCCACCATCAGCTCCTCCCAGAGCTCGCTGGACTCCGAGCCCAGCGGGACTACACCCTCCTGGGAGGCAcgcagtggtggtggtggtggtggtggtggtggtagtggtggaggaagtaccgGTAGTTTCGGGggtggaggaggcagagtgggCCGGCCTGGCAGGGAGTACACATCGCTGTCTGATGTTCCACGGGCTCGCAGACTGAATTACCGCGAAGCCTTCCGCTCAGAAAAGAAGCGCCAAGAGCTGAGGGCACGGACACGGAGTCCCGGCAGAGAGGAGGTGGCTCGGATGTTTGGGGAGGAGCGCAG GCGTTCTCAAATCATTGGCCGATATGAGGAGGGTCAGCCTGTAGAGCGCATGGACACAAGCAGCTCCACTGAGCCCTCTGCTAACACCACGCTAATCCAGAGACAAGGCCGCAGCGAGAGGCGCTATCTGGCTAACAAACAT gaGATGTCACTGGATGCAGGAAAGGACCGTTCGGTCCCTGATGTGTCCAGCTCCACTTTCGCTAATTTAAGAAGAGCCAAGTCACTGGACCGCAGAGTCACCGAGTCCTCAATGACT CCAGATCTGCTGAACTTCAAAAAAGGATGGATGACAAAGCTGTATGAAGATGGAATG TGGAAGAAACACTGGTTTGTCCTGACAGATCAGAGTTTGAGGTACTACAAGGACTCGATAGCAGAGGAG GCTTCAGAAGTGGATGGTGAGATTGACCTCTCCACATGTTATGATGTCAAAGAGTTCCCGGTCCAGAGGAATTACGGCTTCCAAATCATG TGTAAAGATGGAGCGTGCACCCTGTCAGCCATGACCTCCGGAATCCGTCGCAACTGGATTCAGGCCATCATGAAGAATGTGCGACCCACTATTGCCCCCGATGTCACGCG GAAAAACATCTCTCTGAAACTATCCGTTCTGAAGCCCAG ATCCCTCCCCGAGGAAAAAGCCCACGTGATGTTGGAGCCATGTCCACAGGCCGCCCCTGAGCCAAGCCCTGGTCCTGAGGCCCCCAAGTCTGTCGTCCACATACAGTCAGCTGGCAACAATGCCTCCGAGCCCCGCAAAAGCCGAGTTCGCGAGCGCAGACGAGAGGGTCGCTCCAAGACTTTTGACTGGTCTGAGTTCAAAATGGAACGAACGGAAAAGCCCGCGAATGAACGAGCGGACACAGTCGACCTCAGCTCGTCATTCTCCACGACGTCCTCATATTGCTCTCCCTCCTCGTCCCCTTCCTCATTAGCGTCCTCTCCCATCTCTACCTCCTCCATCCAAACCTCTTCTGTGTCAGGTGCTCACCCACCTTCCGTGACAGCAGAAAAGGAGAGTGTTAGGAGGGGTGTCCCTCCACACAGCACAACCAGTGCAACCCACATGCCaaatactgttactgttaccATGACCTCCACGCTACATACCACACCACCGGCACAGCCGTCGATACCTGAATGCCAAGAGCAAGGAAGGATGGAAGTAGACCACCCTACAGTCACGCATCCTGCTAGTGAACACAAGAAGGACAACAAAACCTCAGAAGTCCGAGAAGAGATTGAGCATCGATGGCATCAGGTGGAGACGACACCGTTAAGAGAAGAGAAGCAAGTGCCCATCAACACAGCTTCAAGAAACTCTGACAGATTGCCTGCACATGAGCTTGCTGCACTGCTAGACAAAGAG ttgggacagaagcagcaggagcTGGACCGACTACAGAAGCAAAACAACGCTTTAAAAGAACAGTTGGAAAATGCTCTAGGGAGGGAGCAAAGTGCCAGAGAGGGCTATGTACTGCAG AATGCAACACCCCCTTCCTCCTCACCGCACAGAGTGCCATTGCAACGCCTGCACGAGCTTAATGAAGACTTGCAAGGCGAGTTGGAGACACAAAAGCGCAAGCAGGACCTTGCTCAGCAGCAGATTCGGACACTAAAGAGAAGCTACACAGAAGCCCAGGATGCTGTAGACCACCATGAGTCTGGCATTCAGGCTCTGCAGGCTAAACTAGCATCTGCAATGGCTGAAATCTTGGCCAGTGAACAGGCTGTGGCCAGAATGCGCAATGAGCTCAAGCTAGAGCAGGAGCGTTCAAAAGAGCAAGAAGAGGAGTATGGCCGCGGTGAGGCCACCCTACGAGCCCAGCTAAAGGACAGTGAAGATAGACTCCGTGATATAGAGGCCAGCCTCTTAGAGAGAAACCAGGCCCTCAGGCACCTGGAGCGCCAGCAGGCCCTGCAGCGAGACCACGCGAGAGAGATACAGAGGCTGCAGGAGAGGCTGCAAGAGGTGACTGCTCGGCTGGACGCTACTGAAGAGGGTCAGGCCCTGAAGGAGGAGCGCCTGAGGATGGAGCAGCATAGCATGCAAGAGAGTCATGAGAGGGAAAGACAGAATCTGTGTAGAAGATTAGCTGAGGCTGAAACTGCccagaaagagatggagaacCGAGTGTTGGAGGCTGAGCAGCAGGTGGAGGCTCTGTTAAGAGGGAGGCAGGCCTCtggaggaaaggaaagggagGAAATGTTGAAGTTGCAAGAGGAGCTGGCCCACAAGACCGACATGGTAGAGTCACTGAGGGAGAGCGTGCGTAGGctagaagaagagaaaggcCATGTCACTTGCCGCTGTCAGGAGCTTCTTAACCAGATTGCAGAAGCAGACCGTGAGGTGAATAAGCTCCGCAACCGTCTGGAAACAGAAGAGGCTGACTACTACACCCTGGAGCACTCGTACGAGAGGGCCACCCAAGAGTTTCAGAAAATGAGCCAGTTCcttagagagaaagaggaggagatcCGGCAGACTAAAGAGATGTATGAGAGGCTGGTGGAACGTAAAGAAGAGGACTTGAAAGAGGCCCTCGTTAAAATGGCTGCACTTGGCAACAGCTTGGAGGAAACGGAGCAGAAGTTGCAAGCTAAGGAGGAGCTTCTTTGTCAAATGAGTCAAAGTATTTTAAATAAGGTTGAGCCATGTAGTGCTGAGAAGGATCTGCAGGCCAAGCTCGTGGTTGCAGAGGACCGTATAGCGGAGCTAGAGCAGCATCTCAATGCCCTGCAGCTGGGCTACGCTGACCTACGAATGGAAAGGCAGCAGATCCCAGAACAGAGCAAGAAGGCGAGGCTTAAAACATCGGCCTCCTTAGCAGCAAACACAGAACACTTACTGTCATTTAACAATACATCCACAACAGAGAACTCCCCAGATGATAAGGAGTCTCAAGCTAAGAGACCAAGGATACGTTTTTCCAATATTCAGTGCCAAAAATACATGAATTTAGAGGGCCTGGACACTAGCCATGAGAGCACTACCTTTGCAGACATGACACAAAAAGTAAACCAGGACGTAGTCGAAGACATCCAACTAAGTGAAGGAAACATCTCTGATAACCCCTTCTCTTACAGTAGTGACCCAGAGAAGTTCATCTCTATTATTCATGCCCTAGAGACTAAACTGCTAGCCACTGAGGGAAAACTAAGAAACCTCACACTGAATCTAGAAGAACAGCGATCCGTCCAAGCAGAAGACATGTCCAAGATTGATCTAAAGATGACAGAAACAAAGCCTAACCCTGAGAAGTGTGGAAGTGGGATACAGAGTAGTGCTGCCAATAAGCATTATGCCAAGGCCCTGGTGTGCGTGGAAAACAGTCGAGAGAAAGTCAGGACTATTCTCAGTGGCTGTCATGAGACCCCTGATACACAGCTGCACTCATTGTCGGAGATAGAAAGCGATTTGTTCAATGCGTCGCTGTACATCCAACAAGGACAAAAGACGCTGGAAGAGCACTCACCAGTTGTCCATCAAAATCAAACCCCAGACACTCTAGATAAAGAGGCTTTGCACCTCTTCGCCAAAACGTTATCGTTTGAGGCAGTCGTTTTGAACAAGATGGCTTTGTTAATACAGACTTCAAAGTCTGACCTCCTGCAGTCTCTTGCCGAGATATGGGAAGACATGGAGAACGTTAAAAGGGGTGACAAAGATTGCATGGCTGTAGTTTATGCTGATGTCTTGACGAGGAAGTTGATGTTGGAGAGTTCGTTCTGGAAAGAATTGGAGAAAGCGGAGACGGATGTTGCTAAATCCAAAGAGGGCAGCGTTTCGGCTGATGTAGATGTTGATGCCACAGTTATCTTTAATACCGTCATTAAAGCAGAGCTTACCTACTCTATTCAAAACCTTAAACTTTGCTATGAAGACAAATTCAAAACACTGAAAAGGGAGTTGACTGAAGCCCATGATAACCTGCATCAAAGGGAACTGGCTCTGAAAGCAATTATTGAAGCTTCCAAAAGGCctgatttgaaaaatgtaataaaagaagTCAAAAATAACTTTGGATTTAGTAAACAAAAGTTAGCAGACGTTCACCCCTCTGAACTTGCTCCCTACATGGAGCAGATTGAAATGGAAGAGGCTAGAGGCTTGGCCGAGCAAATCGTCGACAAGCACTTGGCTGGAGAAATGCCCTCTTGTGGTGTCGACTCTATTGAATCGCTGCAAAATGCACATGACAACCTGGCAAATGAACTTCAAAGACAAGCAGCGGTCCTCCATAAGTATGCTCAAGAGATAGAAAGTGGCGGAAACAATCCTGGACTGGCTCAAATGATCCACGCTCTTCTGGGCCACCAAACGTCACATAATTTCACAAGTACCTCTCTCTGTATGCGTGAAGCCCTAATCCAGGCCCAAGTGGCTTATGTGGCGTGCAGGTTACGGGCCATGCACGAACAAGACTTGGGCTGGTGTAAACAGACGGGTCAGAACATGCATGCTCTCGTCCAGCAGCACGCCCACAATGTCGGTGCAATCCAAGAGAAATATGAAGCATCCTTACAGGACGAGCGGCTGAACTTCACACAAACAGTGTCCACTCTCCAGAAGGAGAACCACACGTTAAAGAGTGAGATCAGCAAACGTGTGAACCAGCTCTCCCAGCAGCAGGAGCAACTGGCTCTCCTGGAGGAGCATTTCAAGAAGGAGACCGAAGAGATGAAGCAGAGGCACAAGCAAGAGCTGAGCCGAGCGGAGAAAGGCCGCGCCTCGACCGAGCTGGCCCTCATGGATACAACGGCCGACAGTCAGCGGAAGCTAGAAGTTCTGCTGGTGGACATGGACACGATGGAGGAGCGGCACGAGGGTCACGTGAGGAAACTGGAGGAGCAGTTTGAACAGCAGATCTGTGAGCTTGAGCAAATCCACAAACAGGAGATTGAAAAGTTACATTCTCAGTATATGGAAAACATTCAGTCCATCCAAAAGCTCCAACAGGACAAAAGAGGTCCCGAGGTTTCCTACTCGCCTCCTTGTGATGAGGCCGCTACACcgatggaagaggaggagcaggggaaGGGGGAGGAAGCACAGGCCATGTCGGAGTTGGACTCCATGGTGGTTCTGAAGGACCGGATCCAGGAGCTGGAGGCTCAGATGAGCACCATGAGGGACGAACTGGAGAACAAGCACCTAGAAGGAGATGTGGCCAGCCTGAGAGAGAAATACCAGAGAGACTTTGAAAGTCTTAAG GCCACGTGTGAACGTGGCTTTGCAGCAATGGAAGACACACACCAAAAGGTCGTACATGACATCCAGAGGCAGCACCAGAGGGAGATTTCCAAACTTATGGAAGAGCGAGAGAGACTATTGGCTGAGGAGACTGCTGCCACAATTGCTG CTATTGAGGCGATGAAGAATGCACACAAGGAGGATCTGGAGAAGACCCATCGTTCCCAACTGAGTGGACTCAACTCTGACATTGATGAGCTTCGCTTACAATACGA GGAGGAGCTGCAGTCCATCCACAGGGAATTGGAGGTGCTGTCAGAGCAGTACTCTCAGAAATGTCTGGAGAACGCTCACCTGGCTCAGGCACTGGAGGCCGAGAGGCAGGCCCTCAGGCAGTGTCAGAGAGAGAACCAGGAGCTGAACGCTCACAACCAG GAATTAAATAACCGACTGACTACAGAGATCACCCGGATGCGCTCCTGTTGGAGTGGTGAAACAGCGCTGTCACCTCTTACGCAGGGCAAAGATGTGTATGAACTGGAG GTGTTGCTACGAATTAAGGAGTCCGAGATCCAGTATCTTAAACAGGAAATCCACTCTTTGAAAGATGAACTGCAGTCTGCTTTAAGG GACAAGAAATATGCCACAGACAAATATAAGGTCATCTATACGGAGCTCAGCATTGTAAAAGCGAAGGCCGACTGCGACATCGGCAAACTGAAGGAGAAGCTGCTCATTGCAACCGAAGCTTTAGGCGAGAGGACGGTCGACGGAtcggtcacatctggatacg atATAATGAAATCAAAAAGTAATCCAGATTTCCTGAAAAAAGAACGATCATCAACCTCCAAGCTATCAAGAGGCCTAAGGTCAAAG AGCCTGAAAGAGGGACTAACTGTGCAGGAGCGGATGAAGCTTTTTGAGGCAAAAGATTCCAAAAAGATTTGA